Genomic segment of Terriglobales bacterium:
TCGGCGTTCGAGATGGCCGCGATCACCCGCCGCGCGCTCTCGCGCACCGCCGCGTCGCCCGTGCCGCGCACCTCGGCCGCGTCGATCTGGTACACCTGCATGCCCTGCTCTTCTGGAAGGACGACTACTCTGGTTTGATGCGCCTGGCGCTCGATCGGTTTGTCCTTGAAGTCGATCCACAGCGGCGCCAGGAAGATGAACAGCAGGATCAGCGTCACCATCACGTCGTAGTGGAACGAGCCCCGCTCGTACTCCCACGCCAGGTACCCCTTGATGGTCTTCCCGATTCCCATTTGCTCCTTAGGCCTTCACTTCCAACGCAGAGGCGCTGAGTGCGCCGAGTTCGGGAAAGTCGTTGACGACGCGATGCAGCCCGCTTCGCAAGACCTCGACATTGAAGTTGAGCAACAGGCCCACTCGCTTGCGCTCCAGCCGAAGATAAGAAAGCAATTGCGCTTTATGGATCCGCTCCATGCGTTCGACCGACTTGATCTCGATGATCACCTCGTCCTCCACAATGAAGTCGAGCCGATACCCACTGCCGAGCACCTGGCCACGGTAGCGGACGGGCACATCAACCTGCTCGCGGAACTTGAGCCCTGTTGCTCTGAACTCCGCGGCAAGACAAGCCTGGTAAGCGGACTCTAGCAGGCCGGGCCCAAGTGTCCGGTGCACCGTGATGGCACACCCGATGATCTTGCGAGTGATCTCATTCAGCCGCTCGGCCTCATCCATAAAAACCTCGGCGTGCTTTGCGCCTCTCCGTTGGATTCTAGTACTTCCGGG
This window contains:
- a CDS encoding GxxExxY protein; its protein translation is MDEAERLNEITRKIIGCAITVHRTLGPGLLESAYQACLAAEFRATGLKFREQVDVPVRYRGQVLGSGYRLDFIVEDEVIIEIKSVERMERIHKAQLLSYLRLERKRVGLLLNFNVEVLRSGLHRVVNDFPELGALSASALEVKA